From Nomascus leucogenys isolate Asia chromosome 15, Asia_NLE_v1, whole genome shotgun sequence, a single genomic window includes:
- the LOC100602783 gene encoding olfactory receptor 10A5, with protein MPILMAIGNWTEISEFILMSFSSLPTEIQSLLFLTFLTIYLVTLMGNSLIILVTLADPMLHSPMYFFLRNLSFLEIGFNLVIVPKMLGTLLAQDTTISFLGCATQMYFFFFFGVAECFLLATMAYDRYVAICSPLHYPVIMNQRTRAKLAAASWFPGFPVATVQTTWLFSFPFCGTNKVNHFFCDSPPVLKLVCADTALFEIYAIVGTILVVMIPCLLILCSYTRIAAAILKIPSAKGKHKAFSTCSSHLLVVSLFYISSSLTYFRPKSNNSPESKKLLSLSYTVVTPMLNPIIYSLRNSEVKNALSRTFHKVLALRNCVP; from the coding sequence AATTTATCCTCATGAGCTTCTCTTCCCTGCCTACTGAAATTCAGTCATTGCTCTTCCTGACATTTCTAACCATCTATCTGGTCACCCTGATGGGAAACAGCCTCATCATTCTGGTTACCCTAGCTGACCCCATGCTACACAGCCCCATGTACTTCTTCCTCAGAAACTTATCTTTCCTGGAGATTGGCTTCAACCTAGTCATTGTGCCCAAAATGCTGGGGACCCTGCTTGCCCAGGACACAACCATCTCCTTCCTTGGCTGTGCCACTCAgatgtatttcttcttcttctttggaGTGGCTGAATGCTTCCTCCTGGCTACCATGGCATATGACCGCTATGTGGCCATCTGCAGTCCCTTGCACTACCCAGTCATCATGAACCAAAGGACACGGGCCAAACTGGCTGCTGCTTCCTGGTTCCCAGGCTTTCCTGTAGCTACTGTGCAGACCACATGGCTCTTCAGTTTTCCATTCTGTGGCACCAACAAGGTAAACCACTTCTTCTGTGACAGCCCACCTGTGCTGAAGCTGGTCTGTGCAGACACAGCACTGTTTGAGATCTACGCCATCGTCGGAACCATTCTAGTGGTCATGATCCCCTGCTTGCTGATCTTGTGTTCCTACACTCGCATTGCTGCTGCCATCCTCAAGATCCCATCAGCTAAAGGGAAGCATAAAGCCTTCTCTACGTGCTCTTCACACCTCCTTGTTGTCTCTCTTTTCTATATATCTTCTAGCCTCACCTATTTCCGGCCTAAATCAAATAATTCTCCTGAGAGCAAGAAGTTGTTATCATTGTCCTACACTGTTGTGACTCCCATGTTGAACCCTATTATCTACAGCTTGAGAAATAGTGAGGTGAAGAATGCCCTCAGCAGGACCTTCC